One window of Felis catus isolate Fca126 chromosome D4, F.catus_Fca126_mat1.0, whole genome shotgun sequence genomic DNA carries:
- the IL33 gene encoding interleukin-33 isoform X2 gives MKTKMEYSTTKISPAKMNSSAESQQKAEEVCQMYFMQLRSGLIKKTACYFKKETTKRHSTRRAGKYKEHLVFTARHQQLERPVEGLAFGVPMVQKCFGTTDVPSIQEYSASLSTYNDQSITFVFEDGSYEIYVEDLGKDQEKGHDLSAHGIEPHVRLYTDSTDKVLFRYYDFQSPSRETGDADDGHTLLVNLSPTKDKDFLLHANNKEHSVELQKCKKPLPDQAFFRLHRKSSKCVSFECKNDPGVFIGVKDNHLALIKVEDQTEYFSTENIIFKLS, from the exons ATGAAGACGAAAATGGAGTATTCAACCACCAAAATCTCCCCAGCAAAGATGAACAGCTCAGCAG AATCCCAGCAGAAGGCTGAAGAAGTTTGCCAAATGTACTTTATGCAGCTACGTTCTGGCCTTATAAAAAAGACAGCctgttattttaagaaagaaaccaCCAAAAGACATTCAACAAGAAGAG CTGGAAAGTATAAAGAACATCTAGTATTCACTGCCCGTCATCAGCAGCTGGAACGGCCTGTGGAGGGCTTAGCCTTTGGTGTGCCTATGGTCCAGAAATGCTTTGGAACAACTGATGTTCCAAGTATCCAAG AATATTCTGCTTCCCTGAGCACATACAATGATCAATCTATTACTTTCGTTTTTGAGGATGGAAGTTATGAGATCTATGTAGAAGACTTGGGAAAAGACCAAGAGAAAG gtcatgatctcagcgctcatgggattgagccccatgtcaggctctacactgacagcacag ATAAGGTGTTATTCCGTTATTATGATTTCCAATCTCCCTCACGTGAAACAG gTGATGCTGATGATGGCCATACGTTATTGGTAAATCTGAGTCCTACAAAAGACAAAGACTTCCTGCTGCATGCCAATAACAAAGAACACTCTGTGGAG ctacaaaaatgtaaaaaaccatTGCCAGACCAGGCCTTCTTCCGCCTTCATAGGAAGTCTTCCAAATGTGTTTCATTTGAATGTAAGAATGACCCTGGAGTGTTTATAGGAGTAAAGGATAACCACCTTGCTCTAATTAAAGTAGAGGATCAAACTGAGTATTTTAGTACAGAGAATATCATATTTAAACTCTCTTAA
- the IL33 gene encoding interleukin-33 isoform X3: MKTKMEYSTTKISPAKMNSSAGKALVKSPKLGKSQQKAEEVCQMYFMQLRSGLIKKTACYFKKETTKRHSTRRAGKYKEHLVFTARHQQLERPVEGLAFGVPMVQKCFGTTDVPSIQEYSASLSTYNDQSITFVFEDGSYEIYVEDLGKDQEKDKVLFRYYDFQSPSRETGDADDGHTLLVNLSPTKDKDFLLHANNKEHSVELQKCKKPLPDQAFFRLHRKSSKCVSFECKNDPGVFIGVKDNHLALIKVEDQTEYFSTENIIFKLS; the protein is encoded by the exons ATGAAGACGAAAATGGAGTATTCAACCACCAAAATCTCCCCAGCAAAGATGAACAGCTCAGCAGGCAAGGCTTTGGTAAAATCTCCCAAGTTGGGAA AATCCCAGCAGAAGGCTGAAGAAGTTTGCCAAATGTACTTTATGCAGCTACGTTCTGGCCTTATAAAAAAGACAGCctgttattttaagaaagaaaccaCCAAAAGACATTCAACAAGAAGAG CTGGAAAGTATAAAGAACATCTAGTATTCACTGCCCGTCATCAGCAGCTGGAACGGCCTGTGGAGGGCTTAGCCTTTGGTGTGCCTATGGTCCAGAAATGCTTTGGAACAACTGATGTTCCAAGTATCCAAG AATATTCTGCTTCCCTGAGCACATACAATGATCAATCTATTACTTTCGTTTTTGAGGATGGAAGTTATGAGATCTATGTAGAAGACTTGGGAAAAGACCAAGAGAAAG ATAAGGTGTTATTCCGTTATTATGATTTCCAATCTCCCTCACGTGAAACAG gTGATGCTGATGATGGCCATACGTTATTGGTAAATCTGAGTCCTACAAAAGACAAAGACTTCCTGCTGCATGCCAATAACAAAGAACACTCTGTGGAG ctacaaaaatgtaaaaaaccatTGCCAGACCAGGCCTTCTTCCGCCTTCATAGGAAGTCTTCCAAATGTGTTTCATTTGAATGTAAGAATGACCCTGGAGTGTTTATAGGAGTAAAGGATAACCACCTTGCTCTAATTAAAGTAGAGGATCAAACTGAGTATTTTAGTACAGAGAATATCATATTTAAACTCTCTTAA
- the IL33 gene encoding interleukin-33 isoform X1 has translation MKTKMEYSTTKISPAKMNSSAGKALVKSPKLGKSQQKAEEVCQMYFMQLRSGLIKKTACYFKKETTKRHSTRRAGKYKEHLVFTARHQQLERPVEGLAFGVPMVQKCFGTTDVPSIQEYSASLSTYNDQSITFVFEDGSYEIYVEDLGKDQEKGHDLSAHGIEPHVRLYTDSTDKVLFRYYDFQSPSRETGDADDGHTLLVNLSPTKDKDFLLHANNKEHSVELQKCKKPLPDQAFFRLHRKSSKCVSFECKNDPGVFIGVKDNHLALIKVEDQTEYFSTENIIFKLS, from the exons ATGAAGACGAAAATGGAGTATTCAACCACCAAAATCTCCCCAGCAAAGATGAACAGCTCAGCAGGCAAGGCTTTGGTAAAATCTCCCAAGTTGGGAA AATCCCAGCAGAAGGCTGAAGAAGTTTGCCAAATGTACTTTATGCAGCTACGTTCTGGCCTTATAAAAAAGACAGCctgttattttaagaaagaaaccaCCAAAAGACATTCAACAAGAAGAG CTGGAAAGTATAAAGAACATCTAGTATTCACTGCCCGTCATCAGCAGCTGGAACGGCCTGTGGAGGGCTTAGCCTTTGGTGTGCCTATGGTCCAGAAATGCTTTGGAACAACTGATGTTCCAAGTATCCAAG AATATTCTGCTTCCCTGAGCACATACAATGATCAATCTATTACTTTCGTTTTTGAGGATGGAAGTTATGAGATCTATGTAGAAGACTTGGGAAAAGACCAAGAGAAAG gtcatgatctcagcgctcatgggattgagccccatgtcaggctctacactgacagcacag ATAAGGTGTTATTCCGTTATTATGATTTCCAATCTCCCTCACGTGAAACAG gTGATGCTGATGATGGCCATACGTTATTGGTAAATCTGAGTCCTACAAAAGACAAAGACTTCCTGCTGCATGCCAATAACAAAGAACACTCTGTGGAG ctacaaaaatgtaaaaaaccatTGCCAGACCAGGCCTTCTTCCGCCTTCATAGGAAGTCTTCCAAATGTGTTTCATTTGAATGTAAGAATGACCCTGGAGTGTTTATAGGAGTAAAGGATAACCACCTTGCTCTAATTAAAGTAGAGGATCAAACTGAGTATTTTAGTACAGAGAATATCATATTTAAACTCTCTTAA